Genomic segment of Triticum aestivum cultivar Chinese Spring chromosome 6A, IWGSC CS RefSeq v2.1, whole genome shotgun sequence:
TACAAAGCAAAACTTTCTGGTATCTCTACTCAAAGGTATGCTTTTTTTTCAAATATAAAAATCAACAATGCAAAGAATTCCTTGACATTCAATCACTGAATATGGCCTTCCACCTCTCCTTATTAATGCAGGAGGTCCGAGAGATTCAGAACAACACTGCCACACAGCAACTCAACGAAGATGATAGTGGCCAATTAATGGATATATTTTTGGGGGCTCCAAATACACCTCACAAAAATACTACCAATTCTATTTCAAAGATGTCGAGGCCCACTGCACCTTCAAGTGGATCTGCAATTCCAAATGTCTTTGCTTGGCTGCTCTTGTCTGATCGATTGAACACATACAACATGCGAAGCAGATGCCACTACATCACTTGACCAGGTGTTGAAAAAAAATGTTAACTGCATCATCTGCGAGCTTCAGACTGAAGAAACCCTTGTGCATCTATTTTCTCATATCCTTCTGCCAGACAATGTTGGGCCTCTCTGAATATCAACTGGGTGCCTGATGGAGATAGATTTAACTGGTTAACTGCTGCCAAACAGGCCTGGGGCAGACCCATGTTCATGGAGGTGTTTACTGTAGCTGTTTGGTCTTTGTGGAAATACCAAAACAAAATGGTCTCCTAAAGAATTCCCCACTCTCACAGATCATGGCTGTCTAGATTTAATCAAGACTTTTGCATTGTTGAGATATAGAGCGAAGCCTGAGCTTGAGGATTTCATAACCTCCCTAGTGCAGCAAATTACCTAAAAACCTTGCATTAGTATCTTCTCTTTTGGTTAGGGTCAAAGACCCTGTACCTTGTACATATCATGTAACTTTAATTTTGTTTTATTAATATAAGACTGTAGGAACCTCTCCTACAGTCCTTTTACAGTTCAAAAATGAATAGACAATGCAGCATTACGTAAATTAAGTAGCCAAGCAAAAAATATATACCAAAAGATAAATTTACCTAAGTTTTTCGACCAAGATAGCACGTTAGAGATCTTGTGTGATCACTGTTTCAGATCCACTCCTTTCCACCCAACTCCCTTGACTACAAGCAAAAGAAGCCCAGAAACAAATGAAAATAAAGAGAAGTTGAGTCAAGGAACAAGGCATATGTGCAAACTACTATATACTCATGTAACTAGAGTATGGGAAACTAGCTTTTGTGGCAAGGATAGTAAACAAAGCCACATCTATTGCCAGGTCCAGAAAATAAATGGTGGGACTTATACCATTTATTGACCAATATGCCAAAACAATATATGCACGGATTGGGAAACATGAGTTACAAAACAAGCATTGCATAGTACTATGTGAAGTTAATGAATTAGTACTACGTTTGGATAAAAATTAAAGTGCATGTATTACTAATTGATGATTGTCACTCACCAAAGAAACTAATTGATGATTAGTATATCAAGATAAATTTTTAATCTTGCAAGGAAACATAGTGAACGAGACAACCTAACAAGCTTTAAGCTTCTAGATGTGCCAAGTGGTAAACCATTCACATAGCAAATGGTTTCACTATATTCTCTTACTGCAGTTGTTGCCGGTTTCCAATTGTTAGAAACCCTCTGATGAAAATATCATTATGAGCACAAAATCATAGTTAGCATTAAGCTTGTGCAATGTAGACAGGGAGATATTACCTGCAGTAAAGAAATTTGTGTTTCTCTTAACAATATGTTTAATCTGCATGGAGTCAAGTCTGAGAGTGAAATTTCCTGCCGGCATAGTGAGAACAATCATATTTGTGTCCTCATCGTAACCGACGAAAAATAAAGAATGCATTCTCCTTGGAAACACCCCCTCCATGGAATGGTTTTCTCCAGCAACACCCATTCGGCAACGCCATCACAGTTAGATTTCCTGCCCCATAATTGGATGATCAGGTCCAACAAAACGGCGAGGCCAAGTCCACCATCCTCCATACGTAAGAGCTGAAAACACCCGTCGGTAATATTGTAGTATGCCGGCTTCTCAATGAAATTGAGGCTCTGAATTTCGAAATCAAACACAAGGATATCACCTCTAGAAATCAACCAGCAAAGTGCATTCCCGACTAAGATGCTGGGCCTTAACACAGAAATTATACGTGATATCACGGTTGAGAAAACACCTCCCAAAACACCAGACGCCGAGTCGTAGACAGAATAGAATGCCTGTGTATTGTATCCACCGCAGTAGACCAAAACCAACTTAAACGGGCTCAAGAAGCAATCTCCATGCACATGCCCATCTTCGGCATCAGCACACAACACAGCGCCATGCCACATACAGAAACTCTCCATAAAGGCGTCGTCGAGTCCTGGTGGAAAAGCCACAATGTGATGTCGGCCGGTGAGTGGGTCCCACACAACGGTCTTGCGCTCATGCTTATTGATTACGACAGCGAGGCCATGCCGGCAGCCCATGTATTCTCCGTGGTCGCTGCGGGGTGTGCTGCTCCTGGGCAGGGAGAAGCTCGCGGCAGGGACACGGTTCGGCGGGTCCATAACGGGAGCAAAGCGGTTGGCATAGCCTTGGAAGAAGCCGAGCAGAGGAGGCTTCATGTGGTGCTTAAGGAAGCGTTTGCGGAAGTGGGGGTCAGAGAGGATGCTGCCCCAGCGCTTGCATACCATGGACGCACGGGGGAGCGAGGACGGCTTGGGAGGGAGGCGGGCGAGGATCTCGATGACGAGGTTGTCGTCGCCAACCACCTTGTGCACGGGGCCGGCCAGCGGCACAGAACGGCGCAGGCCCCTGCCGTCCACACGCAGCGAGCTGGGAATGGGATCGGCCCTGTCATGAAAAAGAAGTGCAATCAATGGACACACACATGCACATCAGGGCAGTTGCAAGTAAAACATCCATGATCGATACAATAGCATAGCCTACGACAAGTAATAATGAATCAACTGGTTTCTCCCATTATCTTATCCCACACATCCATCCATAACTGTTACCCTTGGCCTTGGGGAACCTCTGCAGAGGGATCCATCAGCTGCATCAGAGGAGGATTGTTAGGGTTTGATTAGGAGGGGAGAAAttaagaagaagacaaaaaggaacaGCTGGTAGTAGATAAGATGGAGAAGGGCTAACCTCGGATCGGATCGCCGGGGCGGCAGGGTGAGGTCGCCGGCGGCTCCGGTCCGCGGCTGAGAGTGGAGACGGACTGTAGGAAGCACGGTTGCAGCAGCCTAGCCTGCCCTGTAACGTTGGCCCATCCAAGCCCAGCCCAATCTGTCAATCAATTAGAAAATTTCTTACTCTTGTCTAAAACAAGATAATCTTCTTACTCTTGCCACCCCTCAAAAAAAAGTCTTGCCTAAAAAAAACAATCTTCTTACACacactaagtactccctccgtcccaaaattcttgtcttaaatttgtctagatacggatgtatcaagtcacattttagtattagatacatccgtatctagacaaatctaagacaagaatttcaggacggagggagtagtaagtacccCCAAGAAAAAGATGCCTCACAAAAAACCACTGAGAATTTGTTTTGGAAAAAGACCGATGACTATCTGAAGGTCCCTGAAAAAAAATCCAAGAGTCAGACCATTTTCTCCTCGACAGTGTCGTTACGGAAAACCATGGTTTTTTAGGAAAGACATTTTTATATGAgatagtttatttattttattttgtgagaTAATTTCATTTTTGAACACCATGGTTTTTAGGAAAATCATGATGTTCGGTAAAGCAAAAGCAAAAATATTTTCTTTCCAATTTTTTAATATTTTGTGATACATCCTTGTAATTCTGAAAAGAAAAATCATGCACATCCTTATATTTTCTAAATTTATGTTTTCTCTTGTTTTGCTACACTCTCTCGTAATATATTTCAAGGCATTGTTTTTACACAATTTATATTTCTCAAAATTACCCCTCCCCCTGTTTCTTTCAATTTTGCCAAATTGATAAATCCTATTTTTATTGTTGATTCACCAAATAACTTGACTTTCGGAACCATTCTTTAATTTCTTTATATCTGCCAAGCATGTTATAATGCTTCTTCCAGTTCATCTACCATCAACACAGCAAGTTCTTGTTTTCTGTGCAGAGCTAACTACTTAACCAGTACAGAGTTTCAACTACTTTACTTAACTTCTTGTTTTCTGTGCAGTAATGAACTAATCGACCAATACACAGTAGTACTATGAGTGAACTgattattatttttcctttttgCGATGGAGACTGAACTGAGCTACTCAACATATGCTCATGAACAAGAAAAAAAGTAATCCACAAGGTCAGGTCAAGTGCAGGACACAACATTGTGAGTGATTTCTATGTACTGCAAGCAAATGCAGCATGGAGCAAGGCCTGATTCAAAGGTTAAAATGTATAGAACTGAAACTGTGCACAACACTCTTTCGATTAAGAGCCAAGCCACAAAACTCTTTGAAGTTCAAACAAAAACTGACAACATTTTTCTGATTTGCCTCCAAGAAAGAGCCGAGTCAGTCTCACCCAACTAGGCAAACATCTCCTCTCTGTGTCTCAGCCTTGCAATCCAGAAACCCAATTAAAGTTAATGACAATGACAAGTTACCGGTGGCGAATATGAGTGTCATATCAGTGGATACTTTTGAAATTACTGAAAACAAGAGAGGTGCTTAAGGGTCATGTAGCAACCCAACAATGAAGGTTAAacattcttcaattctttcattGAAGTATAGGCAACTGGGGCACATACAAGCATTGTCTGCCTCTGTTGCAAGTGGTGATGTGAGCAGCATTATCGCAGTTAGATCACTAGCAAGACTCGCAGTTAGGGACTTCACAAAGAAACTCTGTAAAGTGCCAGAGCCTACTGCTCATTGTCCATCCACCTTGCTAGTACCTCGCATCACAGAGCAAAGCATTAACCGGACCAACTACACGAGTCACTAACCAGGCACACGAATCGACTAATGTCTGCTGATCTTAGATACTAATATATGTCAGAGTTCAGATGATTAGACCCGATAGGTTCACGTCACAGCCTGCGGTACCTAAAAGTAGAACAACCTACAGACTACACAGAGGAGACATCTCAGCATCGACCAACTCACATGCCACAGCATACATAGTACATAGATGAGCCAACAGACTACATAGCAGGACAGTTTAAGCGTGAACCGCATCATACAAAATAGAAGAACTTCACTACACAACTGGCCATGTCTGCATCTCAGCAAAATAGAAGAACTTCCGTACGCCAACTAGCCATGGCTGCGTCTCAGCAACCCGAATTTAACTCTAAATACCTGCAAAACAAACAATGTCATCTCAGTAAGAACAAATTGGTAATGCTCTCTCAGAGAAAAGCCAAATTATGTATGATCCCCAACAATAAACATTAACTTTGCCATAGTGCAAATTATATGAAAAATATCCAGAGCTGAATCATCCCAGCGCTATTAGACaaattgatactccctccgtcccaaaactcttgtcttagatttgtctacatacggatgtatctattcacattttagtgttagatacatccgtatctagatatatctaagacaagaattttgggacggagggagtactacaaatGGAGAGCAGCAATAAGAGAACATTTACTTTGTGTGCTACATAACTACATACAATTGCAGTAGAACATAGAAGATCAGTGACAAGATGCCTATCATCTGAGGCAAAAAAATGTCTGGAATCTCTACTCAAAAGGCATGCTTTTTGGAAATCTAAGAATTGCCATGGCACCATCTTGTAAATTGGGAAAGCGGGAAAAAAACATATACAGGAAGATAAAATTACCTAAATTGTTCGACCAAGATAGCATGTTAGCAGATCTGGTCCGATCACAATTAGTTCCAGATTCACCCCTTCCCGACCGACTGCCCTGCCTTGCTACAAGCAAAAGAAGCCCAAACCAAACAAAAATTGAAAGAAAAGTTGAGCCAAGGATGGTAAATGTTGCTGGGTCAAAAAAAGAATGGTTTGTTTACATGTTCAGAAAAAAAAAATCATTTATCCAGAATCTATGTTTATAAAGCGGTAAAGCGAAGCGAGGCGCTTGGGGGGCGCCTCACTGCTTAAGCGATAAAGCGTAAAGCGAGGCGACGCTTTAGACAGACTCTGAACCTGATGGGCAGTATAATAGAGCACCATTTAGTGAGACATATATATGTTGATTCTAATCCACCAGTGAGCCCATATATTCTGATCCATCCACTAAGCAGTAAGCAACTAGCCAATTGCTATAAGAGAGGCAGTAGCACCTAACAGCAGAGGAGTTGTGCATAGCATAACACACAACAGAGCAGAAAAGGCTGGTGCAGATCTGAGGAAGCTGCTGCCAGAGGAGAGAGGAAAGAGCTGAAAGCCTGGATATTTGCACGCTCTGGTTTTggttctctctctttctttcccctCCTGTAACTGTTTCAAATGTGAGCCCAGCCCTGTTTCCCTGCCAGGAATCTCTGTACCCTGCCTGGCAAGTCTAAGGCGTCCTCTCTGCcttaaagcgccaatcaggacgcCTAAGCAGGCGCTTCAGACGCTTTAGTGTCTAAGGCGGACGCCTTAGACACATGTCTAAAGCGAGTTGGACGCTTTGAGCCTGGAGGGCGCTCTAACGCTTAAGCGTCGCTTAAGCGACGCTTTAGGGACGCTTTACAAACAGAGTCCAGAATTATTTTCGAGCGAGTTTGTACCAGTTATGATCATAATGCCAAAATAAAATATGCGCAGATTGGAAAACCTAAGTTCCAAAACAAGCATTACATGGTACTATGTGAAATTAATGAACTATACTACTCCTCGATAAAAACTAGAGTACATGGTTCTATGAATTGACAATAACTATCAAGATTGATCAAGATAAATTTTAATCTTACAAGGCAAAACAATGAATGAGAAAACTTAACAAGCTTTAAGCTTCTAGATGTACCAATTGGTTAACTCAGAGCAGATGGTTTCATTTCAATTGTTTGAGACCCGAAAAGATCATTGCAAGCACATAATCATAGTTAGGATTTAGCAATGGCCAGGCATCAAAGCAATAGTTATATTCCTGTTCTAGCTTTAATGTAACCTAGTAATAATAAGAATTTAGATCACCATAAAATCACCAGACCAAAACAAAACAAGCAGCACAATGTATTTATATATATCCTTACTCAAAGGAACAATATTACCGCAACCAAGTGCCTAAAGCAACTGCATTGAATCTGAGTGAAACATACTAATTGGGCTTTCTTATTTGTACAATGTAAACAGGGAGGTATTACCTGCAGTATAGAAATTTGTGTAGGGATAAAACGGGTCGTAACATATGTTGTTTCTTTTAACAATATGTTTGAGCTGCATCGAGTCAAGTTGGAGCGTGAAGTTGCCGGTCATCGAAGTGAGAacaatcacatttgtgtcctcatcATACCCGACGATACATACAGAACTCATTCTCCTTGGAAACATCCCCTCCAGTGGAATGGTTTTCTTCAGCAACACCCATCCGACAACACCATCAGAGTTAGATTTCCTCTCCCACAATTGGATGGTCAAGTCCAACAAAACAGcaaggccaagtccaccaccctCCATCCGTAAGATCTGAAAACACCCGTCGGTAACATAGTAGAATGCCGGCTTCTCGATCACATCAAGGCTCTGACATTCCAAATCAAACACAAGGATATCACCTCCAGAAATCAGCCAGCAAAGTGCATTACCAACCAGGATGCTGGGCCTTAACAGAGAAATTATACGTGATACCGCGGTCGAGAAAACACCTCCCCAAACACCAGACACCGAGTCATAGACAGAACAAAATGCTTGTGTATTGTATCCACCGCAGCAGAGCAAAACCAATTTAAACGGGCTCAAGAAGCAGTCTCCATGGACATGCCCATCTTCGGCATCAGCACACAACACTGCGGCACGCCACATACAGAAATTCCCCGTGAAGGCATCATCGAGCCCGGGTGGAAAATCCACGCTGTGCTGTCGGCCAGTGAGGGGGTCCCACACGAAGGTCTTGCGATCCTGCTTGTTGACCAGAACAGCGAGGCCGTGGCGGCAGCCCATGTATTCTCGATGGTCGTTGTAGGGCGTGCTGCTCTTGGGCATGGAGAAGCAGGAGGCAGTGATACGGTCCGGTGAGTCCATGATGGGAGCAAAGCGGTTGGCATACCCTTCAAAGAAGCCGAGGAGAGGAGGCTTTCGGTGGTGCTTGCGGAAGCGTTTGAGGAACTCGGGGTCGGAGAGGATGCCACGCCAGCGCTTGCACACGACGGATGTGCGGGGGAGCGAGGACGGCTTGGGAGGGAGGCGGACGAGGATCTCAGCGAGGAGATTGTCGTTACCGAGCACCTTGGACACGGCACGCCACTGCTTCCTACCGTACACACGCAGCGAGCTGGAAACGGGGTCGGCCCTAAgacggaaataaaataaaatgtactCAATCTTCTGGTTTCTCAAATTATCAACACACAAAGCAGACATATGTACATCCATTCATCCAGCACAGCATAAACAAAGTAAGTAGTGCACTGTGCAAAATGAAGGAACATCGGCGGGATCTTACCATTGGACTTGGGGAACCTCAGCGGGATCCATCAGCCCTCCTCTCTCTGCACTGCTGCAATCCAGAAATCCAACTAAGGTTAATAAGCATGACAAC
This window contains:
- the LOC123131577 gene encoding uncharacterized protein isoform X2 — translated: MQSEERLLLTGPAAEAPQGRGAERGGLMDPAEVPQVQWADPVSSSLRVYGRKQWRAVSKVLGNDNLLAEILVRLPPKPSSLPRTSVVCKRWRGILSDPEFLKRFRKHHRKPPLLGFFEGYANRFAPIMDSPDRITASCFSMPKSSTPYNDHREYMGCRHGLAVLVNKQDRKTFVWDPLTGRQHSVDFPPGLDDAFTGNFCMWRAAVLCADAEDGHVHGDCFLSPFKLVLLCCGGYNTQAFCSVYDSVSGVWGGVFSTAVSRIISLLRPSILVGNALCWLISGGDILVFDLECQSLDVIEKPAFYYVTDGCFQILRMEGGGLGLAVLLDLTIQLWERKSNSDGVVGWVLLKKTIPLEGMFPRRMSSVCIVGYDEDTNVIVLTSMTGNFTLQLDSMQLKHIVKRNNICYDPFYPYTNFYTAARQGSRSGRGESGTNCDRTRSANMLSWSNNLGI
- the LOC123131577 gene encoding uncharacterized protein isoform X1 — translated: MQSEERLLLTGPAAEAPQGRGSAERGGLMDPAEVPQVQWADPVSSSLRVYGRKQWRAVSKVLGNDNLLAEILVRLPPKPSSLPRTSVVCKRWRGILSDPEFLKRFRKHHRKPPLLGFFEGYANRFAPIMDSPDRITASCFSMPKSSTPYNDHREYMGCRHGLAVLVNKQDRKTFVWDPLTGRQHSVDFPPGLDDAFTGNFCMWRAAVLCADAEDGHVHGDCFLSPFKLVLLCCGGYNTQAFCSVYDSVSGVWGGVFSTAVSRIISLLRPSILVGNALCWLISGGDILVFDLECQSLDVIEKPAFYYVTDGCFQILRMEGGGLGLAVLLDLTIQLWERKSNSDGVVGWVLLKKTIPLEGMFPRRMSSVCIVGYDEDTNVIVLTSMTGNFTLQLDSMQLKHIVKRNNICYDPFYPYTNFYTAARQGSRSGRGESGTNCDRTRSANMLSWSNNLGI
- the LOC123131577 gene encoding uncharacterized protein isoform X3; amino-acid sequence: MQSEERLLLTGPAAEAPQGRGSAERGGLMDPAEVPQVQWADPVSSSLRVYGRKQWRAVSKVLGNDNLLAEILVRLPPKPSSLPRTSVVCKRWRGILSDPEFLKRFRKHHRKPPLLGFFEGYANRFAPIMDSPDRITASCFSMPKSSTPYNDHREYMGCRHGLAVLVNKQDRKTFVWDPLTGRQHSVDFPPGLDDAFTGNFCMWRAAVLCADAEDGHVHGDCFLSPFKLVLLCCGGYNTQAFCSVYDSVSGVWGGVFSTAVSRIISLLRPSILVGNALCWLISGGDILVFDLECQSLDVIEKPAFYYVTDGCFQILRMEGGGLGLAVLLDLTIQLWERKSNSDGVVGWVLLKKTIPLEGMFPRRMSSVCIVGYDEDTNVIVLTSMTGNFTLQLDSMQLKHIVKRNNICYDPFYPYTNFYTAGRAVGREGVNLELIVIGPDLLTCYLGRTI